In Lacinutrix sp. Bg11-31, the DNA window TGTTTGTTATATGCTGAGATATCCTCGATATTAAGAATTGGTTCAGGTTTAACATCTATAGTGAAAGAGTATTGATTTATGCTTTTGTATTGCTCAGAAATCATAGGATCGAAATCCTTGAAATCCTGCTTACAACTTTCAAATTCTTCAATTCTAATAACACCTTCTATTCCCATATTTTGGGTAATTTCTACAGCATTGGTACTCCAAGGTGTTATCATGGCTGCACGCGGACCAATAAAAAAAGCGTCTATAGACGCTGCATTTATTTTTGGTTGGTCGCCAAATAACCATATCAATTTTGAGATGGTTATAGTTGATAATTCTTTTGTTGCTTGAACAGCATATAGTTTACTGTTTTGGTTTCCGAAGAAATGAATCATTTTATAGTTGTTTGAGTTGTTTTTAAAAACACAAATTTAGGTTTTTTAGTTAGATTTTTTTACTAAAAATGACACTTAATTTTATAGTTATTCACGTGGTTATTAACCAAAAAAAAAGCAATTCGTTTAGAATCGCTTTTTTTATATATTTTATTAAAGATTAGTCTTTCACTAATTTCTTAGAAATGCTTCCGTTAGGAGTTTCTAATTTGAGGATATAAACGCCTTTGTTTAATCTTGATACACTTACTTGTTTGTTAGCAGGAGTAACGTTTCCTTCTAAAATTTTCTTACCTAATATAGAGTAGATTTCAAAACGAGTGTTTTCTTCTACTTCAATATTTAAAAGGTTTCCTTTAACAGGATTTGGATATATTTTAATTGTATTTAACGTAAAGTCTTCAATACTTAATGCAGAATAACACGTCCATGATAAATCATCAATTCTAACTCTGTTTGAGGCAGATTGGTTCTCTAAAACAACTGATACGTTTCCTGTTAAATTTATATTAGAAATAGTAGTAGTTGTACTAGTTGTATTATCGCCAGTATAAGGAATAGAACCAACAGAAGCGCCATTTACTTTAACATCAAAAGTTCCTGCAGATCCTCCAAAAGTTAATTGTGTTGTTACTGTAAGTTCACCAATACCTCCACTAATTGAAGGTGATGTTAAAGTTCCGTTTCTAATGCATATTGATCTTGTGTTTAATACTTGATCTGTTCTTGCGTCTGTTGCAGTCCAACCATTTGCAATACCATCTACTCCTGTCCAAGTTCTTGTGGCATAAGATCCTGCATTAACTGGTATGTTTTCGAAATCTTCATTTGTACAATTTGTTCCTGTTGCTCCTCCAGCAAGTGTTGTTGCAGTATCAGAAGCACTTAGGTTAGAGGTGTTGCCAGCAGCATCCTTTGCTAAAATAGTAAAGATATAAGTTGTTTCTGGGCTTAAACCTGTTACAGTAAACGTAGTTGTATTAGAGCTTGTGTTTACATAAAAAACACCGTCAACATAAATATCGTAACTTGTTACAGCAGTATCATCTGTTGAGGCTGTCCAAGTTAAATCGACAGTACTTGCAGTTGGATTAGAAGCCACTAAATTTGTTGGTGTTGTTGGGTCTTGAGTATCTGGATTTGGATTCCAAATTAAATCTGCATATTCAGGATGGTCTACAAAAGGATTTGCGTTTCCTTGAAAATTAAATGCTGCATTATTTCTGTCTATTTCTCTTTGATCTACAGGATCTACGTTATTATGCCAATCTAATAATGTATCGATTGCCCAAGGAAAAAATACTTGATCGTTACTACCATTAAACATATCGAAACTTGTGTAGCCATTTATCGTGTTTTCGTAACGAGTGGCAAAGTATAATAAAGCTCTAGCAATATCTCCTTTAAACTCATCGATAGGTTCAAAAACAACACCACTATATCCTGCTGCAGAACTTGTTCCTCTTTTAGAGCCATTAAGTGAAGTTAAATTTACAGAGCCTACATTTCCAAAAGGGAAACTTCCTCTGTAATTGTTCACTCTACAATCTGTTGGTATTACATGATGTATATCACTTTGCATTGGCAAAGCACTATTAAAAGAAGATTGAGGAACTAAATGTTCTCTATTATAGCAATCTCCTTCAGCATTTTGATTTCCACCTTCGTCTACATTATGCGTAAAGTTGTATGGATCTGTACCTAATGGGTTTTCAGAATACATATCTAAAACTGTTCCGTCGTTTTCGTATACGTTTCCAGATGAAACATTAACATCGGAATGTGTATCTACATAGCCTTGAGAGCCACTTACTCCAGAGCCATCGTATAATTGATCGTAAGTTCTAGCAGTATGCCCATTGGCTGTAATGTCTCTTAATTCTGTTTTTAAGGTAAAACCTATTAAGCCATTTGCACTGTTGTAATAACCAGAAGGAATTTGCGCTATAGCAACAAATGTTGTTAGTAAAAAAGTTAATGTAAGGTAAAAGTGTTTCATGATAACTAATTTTTAATTTTAAGACTTCTTTTCTAATAATGCCATATAGAATCCGTCGAAACCAGATTCGTGAGATAATATTACTTTGTCTTTAACAAAGGTAAAATCTTTTCCGTTTTCCGATGTTAAAAATTTGTCAACTTGTTCATTGTTTTCAGATGGCAAAATAGAGCACGTAGCATATACTAACTTTCCTCCAGGTTTAACCATTCTAGAATACGAGTTTAAAATTTCTAATTGTGTCTTTTTAATTCTCTCAATAAATTCTGGTTGCATATTCCATTTTGCACCAGGATTTCTACGTAAAACTCCTAAACCAGAGCAAGGAGCATCTATTAAAACGCGATCTGCTTTATCGTATAATTTTTTAATTGGTTTGGTAGAATCAATCACTCGCATTTCTATATTGTGAGCTCCAGCACGTTTAGCACGACGCTTTAATTCTTTTAATTTATTGTCATAAATATCCATTGCAATTATTTGGCCTTTGTTTTCCATTAAGGCAGCAAGATGCAATGTTTTTCCACCAGCACCTGCGCAAGTATCCACAACTTTCATTCCACCTTTTACATCAAGAAATTCTGCAACTAATTGAGAAGATGCATCTTGAACTTCAAACCATCCGTTTTTAAAAGCTTCTGTAGTAAAAACGTTTCCACGTTCTGCAAGTTTTAAAGCATCTGGATAACCTTTTAATTCTTCGGTTTCAACGTCTAAATCAAATAATGCAGTTTTTAATTTTTCTTTAGTAGTTTTAAGAGTGTTTACTCTTAAAATAACATCAGCTTGTTGGTTAAGTGCGGTAGCTTCTTTGCTCCATACTTTTTCGCCTAATTCAGATACAATTAATTCATCCATCCAATCTGGAAAAGACTCTTTTATTTTTCTGATTTTAGACAACTCATCAAAACGGCCTTTAATTTTTCTAGTTGGTGTACCTTCAAAATAAGTCCAATCTGGTAATTTTATACCTTTTAATGTCGCCCAAACAGCAAATAAACGCCAAATATCGTCACGCGAAAAAGGCTCTTTTACATCTGCAATTTCAGCATATAAACGTTTCCAACGTACAATATCGTAAGTTGTCTCGGCAACAAAACCACGATCTCTACTTCCCCAACGTTTATCTCGTTTTAAAAGTTGTTGTACTACTTTATCTGCATACTTGCCTTCGTTAAAGATTAATAATAATCCATCAACAGTAGCAAAACATAAATTTCTGTGTAATCTCATTTTCAATATTTAATCGAATTAAAAATCAAGTTATTTTGATGGCTAATCCAGCTTGCAAAGGTACGTTAAAAGTTTAATAGTTGAAGCGTTTAACTAAAGTGTTATCTTTTCAAAAAAAAATATTTTTACGCAAGTTTTTAATTAGTATTGCATCTAAATACTATTAGTATAATTTTTAATTCTATTTTTTGACAGAAACCGAATTCATAAAACAATTAATAAATAAAAGCCAACTAGCTTATAGTATTCTTTTGGACGATTTTCAACAAAAGGTATTTGCTACTTGTATTTCGTTTGTGCCTAATACTGAAGATGCGGAGGATATTGCACAAGAGGTTTTTGTAGAAGTGTTTAATTCTATACATAAGTTTAAAGGTGATTCTAAATTATCCACTTGGATTTATAGAATAACAACTAATAAATGTTTAGAGTTTATAAGAAAGAAAAATACAAAAAAACGTTTTGCTTTTTTGCAGTCTATTACAGGAAACGCAATACCAATGGACAAGACGGCATATTTTACAGAGATGAATCATCCCGGAGTTGTACTGGAAAATAAAGAAACAAGTGAAACTTTATTTTATGCAATTAACCAATTGCCCGAAGCACAGCGTGTTGTTTTTACGCTTAATAAAATAGATGGCAAGAGTTATAAAGAGATAAGTGAAATTACAAATAAAAGCTTGCCTTCTATAGAATCTTTAATGTTTAGGTCTAAAAAAAGTCTGCAAAAATTGTTAGAAAACTTTTATAAAAATAACAATTAGCGCAAGTTTTTTATAAAACTCGCATCTAATACAATATAGTAATGAATACAAATATGAATATAAAAGATAACGTTAAAAAGACTTTAGAAGTCTTTGATACAGTAGAGGTTGTAGAAACGCCTCCTTTTTTTAAGGACAAAACTATGCAGCTTTTATTTGCCGAAAAAGAGAAAACAGTATCTGTATCTATTTGGAGTTGGTTTACACCACAGTTACAATTAGCAACTTTAGCTTGTATTATTTTTGTTAATGTTTATGCCGTAAAACAAATAAATAGTTCTAAATACGAAGCGTCGATAACAAGTTTTGCTTCAGATTATGGAATTACAGCAGATCAAGAATCTTCTATTTTAAATTAATGATTAAAGAAGTACATTAAAAATATTGCCGCAAATAAAAATGATTAATAAAATACATGCGATTATAAAAAAGTAATAAAAAAGACACATGAAAAAGAATAGCGTTTTATATATTCTCCTTTTAGTATTATTAATAATGAATGGTTTTTTCTTATATAACTATTTAGGAAGACCAGAACATAAAAGACCAAAAGAAAATGGTGAATTTATTGTAAAAGCATTAGGGTTAAATGAGACACAATTAAAGCAATTTAGGAGTGTAGAAAAAAATCATCACGACAGTATGAAAAATATTGGTGATAATGTTAAGGTTTATAAAGATGAATTGTTTCAAAAAATTTCAGCTTCAGAAGTTAATCAAGGTGAAATAGATAGCTTAATAAGATTAATTTCGGAAAAAGAAATTTTAAAAGAAAAAGCTATTTTTAATAGGCTTCGAGGTATTTATAATTTGTGTAATGCAGAACAAAAACAACGTTTTAGTAATATTATAAAAAAAGCACGTAGACCTGATGGACCTGGAGCAGAAGGTCCAAGAGGAGGAAGACCGAGCAGACCAGAATAGCTATTGTTTACAGTAATATTTTAAAAGACCTTTATTTTATATAAAGGTCTTTTTTTTGTGCTTTATTTAACAAAAACATGCACAAGTTATTTATTTAGGTAGCATCTAAAAGTACATAACAAATAAAATTTAGATTATGAAAAGTAACACATTTAAAACAGCAGTATTAGTTTTTGGATTAACACTATTAGTCGCTAATAGTTCTTTTGGTCAATCGCAAGACAGGCAAGAGAAAACGCCTCCAACATTTAGTAAACTACTAAAAGAAATGGATAAAAATGAAGATGGGAAGCTTGCAAAGGCTGAACTTAAAGGTCCGTTAAAAGAAGATTTCTCTAAAATAGATACAGACGAAGATGGTTTTATTTCTGAAAAAGAATTTAAAAAAGCACCAAAGCCAAAAAGAAAAGAAAGAAAGTAAAAAATACTAATTAGCAGTTAAGTAAACCAAAAATAAACAGAATGAAAAGATTAAAAAGAAACCTAAACCTATTTATAGTAGCAGTAACATTTGGAGCCACTATATTAACATTTAACGCCTGTGCTAGCGATGAAGATATTGCGACTGTAGTTGCAGAAGAGGAAGCGGCAGAAGAAGCAGACGATAGCGATTTTGTAGCAACAGATTGGACAGCAGAAACACATAGTAAAGATGCAGATCCTAATTTTGATGAAGTTTTTGAAGACAATGCTGTTAAAAGACTTGACATTGTAATAACAGAAACACGTTGGCAAAGTATGCTGGACGATATGACTAGTTTGTATGGAACGTTTGGTTCTGTGTCAGGAGGCCCAGGAGGAGGTCCAGGAGGTCCAGGTGAAACAGTATTAGATGAAGAAAATCCAATTTTTGTACCTGGAGAAGTATTTTATAATGGTAAAGAATGGTATAGAGTTGGCGTTCGTTTTAAAGGGAATTCAAGTTTAAAAACAAGTTGGGAAAGTGGTATTTTAAAGCTGTCGTTTAAATTGGATTTCGATGAGTTTGAAGATGATTATCCACAAATTGATAACCAACGTTTCTATGGCTTTAAAAAGCTAAGTCTTAAAAATAATTTTAACGATAAATCTATGCTTCGTGAAAAAGTAGCGACAGATGTTTTTAGAAATGCTGGTTTAGTATCTTCTCATGCCGCATTTTATACCGTTTATGTAGATCATGGAAATGGACCTGAATATTTTGGGTTATATACTTTAGTTGAAGAAGTGGATGATACTGTTTTAGATGAACAGTTCTTGGACGATAATGGTAATTTATATAAGCCAGATGGAGATGCAGCAAGTTTTGCCGCTGGAACTTATAATGAATCTGAATATGTAAAGAAAACAAACGAAGATGAAGATGATTTTTCTGATGTAGAAAGTTTATTATCAATTTTACACGACGATACAAGAACTACGGATCCTGTAGCTTGGAGAACAAATCTTGATG includes these proteins:
- a CDS encoding CotH kinase family protein, with amino-acid sequence MKRLKRNLNLFIVAVTFGATILTFNACASDEDIATVVAEEEAAEEADDSDFVATDWTAETHSKDADPNFDEVFEDNAVKRLDIVITETRWQSMLDDMTSLYGTFGSVSGGPGGGPGGPGETVLDEENPIFVPGEVFYNGKEWYRVGVRFKGNSSLKTSWESGILKLSFKLDFDEFEDDYPQIDNQRFYGFKKLSLKNNFNDKSMLREKVATDVFRNAGLVSSHAAFYTVYVDHGNGPEYFGLYTLVEEVDDTVLDEQFLDDNGNLYKPDGDAASFAAGTYNESEYVKKTNEDEDDFSDVESLLSILHDDTRTTDPVAWRTNLDAVLDTDVFLKYLAVNTVIQNWDTYGRMTHNYFLYNNPDTSKLTWIPWDNNEALENGNMEGSLPLDFSGLNASEWPLIGYLYQDSVYKSQYDTYVQEVADGAFNVSTMQSTYSTYASLVQPYAISEIEGYTFLNNSSDFQSAVNELNTHVSARASAVSDYLN
- a CDS encoding RsmB/NOP family class I SAM-dependent RNA methyltransferase, whose amino-acid sequence is MRLHRNLCFATVDGLLLIFNEGKYADKVVQQLLKRDKRWGSRDRGFVAETTYDIVRWKRLYAEIADVKEPFSRDDIWRLFAVWATLKGIKLPDWTYFEGTPTRKIKGRFDELSKIRKIKESFPDWMDELIVSELGEKVWSKEATALNQQADVILRVNTLKTTKEKLKTALFDLDVETEELKGYPDALKLAERGNVFTTEAFKNGWFEVQDASSQLVAEFLDVKGGMKVVDTCAGAGGKTLHLAALMENKGQIIAMDIYDNKLKELKRRAKRAGAHNIEMRVIDSTKPIKKLYDKADRVLIDAPCSGLGVLRRNPGAKWNMQPEFIERIKKTQLEILNSYSRMVKPGGKLVYATCSILPSENNEQVDKFLTSENGKDFTFVKDKVILSHESGFDGFYMALLEKKS
- a CDS encoding Spy/CpxP family protein refolding chaperone gives rise to the protein MKKNSVLYILLLVLLIMNGFFLYNYLGRPEHKRPKENGEFIVKALGLNETQLKQFRSVEKNHHDSMKNIGDNVKVYKDELFQKISASEVNQGEIDSLIRLISEKEILKEKAIFNRLRGIYNLCNAEQKQRFSNIIKKARRPDGPGAEGPRGGRPSRPE
- a CDS encoding RNA polymerase sigma factor; its protein translation is MTETEFIKQLINKSQLAYSILLDDFQQKVFATCISFVPNTEDAEDIAQEVFVEVFNSIHKFKGDSKLSTWIYRITTNKCLEFIRKKNTKKRFAFLQSITGNAIPMDKTAYFTEMNHPGVVLENKETSETLFYAINQLPEAQRVVFTLNKIDGKSYKEISEITNKSLPSIESLMFRSKKSLQKLLENFYKNNN
- a CDS encoding EF-hand domain-containing protein, translating into MKSNTFKTAVLVFGLTLLVANSSFGQSQDRQEKTPPTFSKLLKEMDKNEDGKLAKAELKGPLKEDFSKIDTDEDGFISEKEFKKAPKPKRKERK
- a CDS encoding endonuclease; this translates as MKHFYLTLTFLLTTFVAIAQIPSGYYNSANGLIGFTLKTELRDITANGHTARTYDQLYDGSGVSGSQGYVDTHSDVNVSSGNVYENDGTVLDMYSENPLGTDPYNFTHNVDEGGNQNAEGDCYNREHLVPQSSFNSALPMQSDIHHVIPTDCRVNNYRGSFPFGNVGSVNLTSLNGSKRGTSSAAGYSGVVFEPIDEFKGDIARALLYFATRYENTINGYTSFDMFNGSNDQVFFPWAIDTLLDWHNNVDPVDQREIDRNNAAFNFQGNANPFVDHPEYADLIWNPNPDTQDPTTPTNLVASNPTASTVDLTWTASTDDTAVTSYDIYVDGVFYVNTSSNTTTFTVTGLSPETTYIFTILAKDAAGNTSNLSASDTATTLAGGATGTNCTNEDFENIPVNAGSYATRTWTGVDGIANGWTATDARTDQVLNTRSICIRNGTLTSPSISGGIGELTVTTQLTFGGSAGTFDVKVNGASVGSIPYTGDNTTSTTTTISNINLTGNVSVVLENQSASNRVRIDDLSWTCYSALSIEDFTLNTIKIYPNPVKGNLLNIEVEENTRFEIYSILGKKILEGNVTPANKQVSVSRLNKGVYILKLETPNGSISKKLVKD